The following DNA comes from Mesorhizobium sp. B2-1-8.
ACGGCGGTCGTCGAGGGCTTTGCCTTGCGCATCGCCCAGGGCGACGTGCCGCCGACGCTTCAGAATGTCAGCGTACGCATGCTCGATGTCGGGCTGATGCAGGCGGGCGCCAGCGTCAAGGGCGAGTTCGAAAAGCGGCTGAAGGCCGTCATCGAGGAGGTCCAGTCCTCAGAGACGCCGATCATCCTCTTCATCGACGAGGCGCATACGCTGATCGGCGCCGGCGGCGCGGCGGGAACCGGCGATGCGGCCAATCTCCTCAAGCCCGCGCTCGCGCGCGGGGAGCTTCGCACCATCGCTGCCACGACCTGGGCCGAATACAAGCAGCATATAGAGAAGGATCCGGCGCTGACCCGTCGGTTCCAGGTGGTCAAGATCGAAGAGCCTTCCGAAACGGTGGCCGTGCTGATGTTGCGCGGTGTCGCCGGTGTTCTTGAGCAGCACCACAAGGTGCAGATCCTTGACGAGGCGATCGAGGCCTCGGTTTCGCTTTCGCACCGCTACATTCCGGCCAGGCAGCTGCCGGACAAGGCGGTCAGCCTCCTCGACACCGCCTGCGCCCGCGTTGCCGTCTCGCAGCATGCTACGCCGGCGGAGGTCGAGGACATTCTGCGCCGCCGCCAGGCGCTCGAGGTCGAGGAAGGCATCATCGGCCGCGAGGCAGCGATCGGCATCGAAGTGGCCGACAGACAGGCTCGCGTGGAGGCCGGGTTGGCGGAAACCGAGACCACGCTTGCGGCAGCGCAAGCGCGCTGGGATCGGGAAAAGGCGCTTGTCTCCGAGATACTCGACCTGCGCGCCAAACTCCGAGGCGAGGGCGTGCCACTCGACACGGTGGAGGGCGGGGAAGACGCTCCGGGTGAGGCCGTCGATGCGCCAGCTGCCACGGCGCATGAAAGCAAGGCGCCTGAGGCCAAGACTCCGCAACCCGAGACGGCCGAACCCAAGGGCTCGAAGACCAAGTCCACGAAAGCAAAGGCGGCAAAGATGGAGGCCGCTGCCGCACACGAGCCTGTTGCCGCGCCGGATTCCACTGCTGATCTGGCACGACTGCGCGAATTGATGGCGGAACTTGCCGAGGCTCAGGGCGAGACCCCGCTGATCCTGCCGTCGGTCGATCGCAATGCCGTGGCTGCCGTCGTCCAGGACTGGACCGGCATCCCGACGGGACGGATGCTGTCCAGCCAGACCGAGAAGGCGCTCAAGCTCGCTGCCACTTTGTCTGAGCGCGTTGTCGGTCAGGACCATGCGATGGAGATGATCGCGAGACGTGTGCAGACCAGCCGCGCCGGCCTCGGCGCACCGGAGAAACCGGTCGGCGTGTTCCTGCTTTGCGGCCCCTCCGGCGTCGGCAAGACCGAGACAGCCCTGGCGCTTGCCGAAACGCTCTATGGTGGCGAGCAGAACCTGATTTCGATCAACATGTCCGAATTCCAGGAGGCTCACACGGTCTCGACGCTGAAGGGCGCGCCGCCCGGTTATGTCGGCTATGGCAAGGGCGGCATCCTGACCGAGGCCGTGCGGCGCAAGCCTTATTCGGTAATCCTGCTCGACGAGGTCGAGAAGGCGCATCCGGACGTGCACGAGATCTTCTTCCAGGTCTTCGACAAGGGTATGATGGACGACAGCGAAGGCCGCCGGATCGACTTCAAGAATACGCTGATCCTGCTCACCTCGAATGTCGGCTCCCAGGTTATCATGGACCGCACGAAGAACGGCACCTTGCGCACCGGCATGGACGATCTAGACACCGCCTTGCGCGGTCCGCTGCTGAAAGTGTTTCCGGCCGCTTTCCTCGGCCGCGTGGTGACAATCCCTTACTATCCGCTCTCGGACGCGATGATAGAGGCGATCACCAGACACCAGTTCGACAAGGTAGCGCGGCGCCTCAAAGCAACAAACGATGCCGAGCTGGTGATCGGCGACGGTGTCATGGACATGGTCAAGGCGCGCTGCACCGAGATCGAATCCGGCGGGCGCATGATCGACGCAATTCTCACCAACACGCTCCTGCCCGAACTCAGCCGCGGCGTGCTCAATCGCTCGCTGGAGGGCAAGAAGATGACAAAAGTCACTGTCGGTGCCTCGTCGGAAGGATTTACCTACTCTTTCGAATAGTTTAGCCGTCACGCATTCGCTCGCCCACAAAGCGCGTTACGATGGCTGGACGCGGAATGGCTGCTTTCCTGCGCCGTACCCCGCGGCGTGACCGAGTTCACAATCGAGGAACCAGCGTTGCTTTGTGTCGCGGCCTTGGGAGAGTGGACTTGCCGCATTCCCTGGGTTGTGAACTCTGAGCCGCGATGGCTCGCCGGTGCCATGCAAGCGCGCTAAGGCCTGGAGGGAGCATGACCTTGACGGGCGAGAGAACCTGCGGCACGCGAAAGGAACAACGGTGGCCGTGGCTAAGGAGGACCAGGAGCGCATCAACTGGATGGGACTGTGATCGCCAGAACGCCTGTGTGTGCATAGGCCTTGCGCAAAAAAGCCCGGGCGCGGGAAATCAGTTGGAAGGGATGGCGCGACTAAAGGGATTCGAAGTCCTGCCCCAGATTTGTAGTCTGGTTTTAAGTTTTGGCTCACCACTGAAATCGATCGAACACGGTGGCGA
Coding sequences within:
- the tssH gene encoding type VI secretion system ATPase TssH, producing MEQRRSSQSFKRKELVAKLNPTGVRAFKAAADTAKLRGNPYVELVHFVQQLVLSERSDVQMIVADAGLDVSRLTADMTRAIDKLPYGATSVEEFSDHIFHAIQEGWSLATLEFGVDEVRSAHILLACLKIPVLEGLVSKISAEFDKIDADGVIARFAEVTEGSLEAGSPPAVATAETPVKRGPGGDSALAKYATDLTQRARDGKIDPVVGRDPEIRQIVDILMRRRQNNPILTGEAGVGKTAVVEGFALRIAQGDVPPTLQNVSVRMLDVGLMQAGASVKGEFEKRLKAVIEEVQSSETPIILFIDEAHTLIGAGGAAGTGDAANLLKPALARGELRTIAATTWAEYKQHIEKDPALTRRFQVVKIEEPSETVAVLMLRGVAGVLEQHHKVQILDEAIEASVSLSHRYIPARQLPDKAVSLLDTACARVAVSQHATPAEVEDILRRRQALEVEEGIIGREAAIGIEVADRQARVEAGLAETETTLAAAQARWDREKALVSEILDLRAKLRGEGVPLDTVEGGEDAPGEAVDAPAATAHESKAPEAKTPQPETAEPKGSKTKSTKAKAAKMEAAAAHEPVAAPDSTADLARLRELMAELAEAQGETPLILPSVDRNAVAAVVQDWTGIPTGRMLSSQTEKALKLAATLSERVVGQDHAMEMIARRVQTSRAGLGAPEKPVGVFLLCGPSGVGKTETALALAETLYGGEQNLISINMSEFQEAHTVSTLKGAPPGYVGYGKGGILTEAVRRKPYSVILLDEVEKAHPDVHEIFFQVFDKGMMDDSEGRRIDFKNTLILLTSNVGSQVIMDRTKNGTLRTGMDDLDTALRGPLLKVFPAAFLGRVVTIPYYPLSDAMIEAITRHQFDKVARRLKATNDAELVIGDGVMDMVKARCTEIESGGRMIDAILTNTLLPELSRGVLNRSLEGKKMTKVTVGASSEGFTYSFE